A genome region from Hymenobacter tibetensis includes the following:
- a CDS encoding M16 family metallopeptidase, producing the protein MTLKSIWLLSLGMALALPPATAQQKPVSKPATASTGGTRLVEKVTRKGNELMIPYEKYVLPNGLTLLIHEDHSDPLTHVDVTYHVGSAREQIGKSGFAHFFEHMMFQGSDHVGDEQHFKLVSSAGGTLNGSTNRDRTNYYETIPNNQLETALWLEADRMGFLLDAVTQQKFEVQRSTVKNERGQNYDNRPYGLASENIAKTLYPYGHPYSWLTIGYLEDLDRSDVNDLKNFFLRWYGPNNATITVGGDVKPAEVVKMVEKYFGPINRGPAVQNMKLPEPVLSADRYVSYEDNVRFPMLQMVFPTVPQYHPDEVAIDALAEIIGGGKTSLLYKNLIKTQKAVQAQAYHPTTELAGEFTITSRSLPGKGLDSTEVLVRRTLAEFERIGVTDDDIARFKASRETDLINGLSSVSGKVSQLAAFQTFSGNPNRLPLELQKVRSLTKADVLRVYNKYIKGKHAIVLSVVPKGAGNLVAKTSNFTVSKEGYKAPQDEYSGLTYAKATDSFDRSQQPKSGANPVVQVPTVWREDFENGLRVMGSRNTEIPTVTMLLTLRGGHRLEQANPNKAGLASLTAAMLNEGTQKYTGEQFSAALDRLGSTIQVYGGEENTQVVVSSLTKNLPATLTLLEEALLHPRFDQADFDRVKKQTLEGIANQNTQPVVIANKTYTRLLYGLTDIMSVPVSGTSTTVQSLTLDDVKKFYAENYAPNVSYLTLVGDVDQKTVVPRMAFLKTWARKNVTLPAGNRVVQPDKTRIYFVNKDGAAQSEIRVGYLTDLPYDATGNYYRAYLANYILGGAFNSRINLNLREDKGYTYGARSGFQSSRYVGPFTAQAGVRADATAASVKEFMNEIKNYRTGATDEELQFLQASVGQQDALRYETGQQKAAFLGRLLEYDLPNDYVRQQSEILKNLKREDLQASAQKYLPADNMYVVVVGDRAKAFPGLSELGYEVVELDLEGTPVTAPAPATAPSAATPTPEAATAEKMKMVTKDSKGKKEKRKQKTNEDGTAGKGK; encoded by the coding sequence ATGACCTTGAAATCGATTTGGCTGCTAAGTCTGGGTATGGCATTGGCTTTGCCGCCTGCTACGGCGCAGCAGAAGCCCGTTAGCAAGCCTGCCACTGCTAGTACGGGCGGTACTCGTCTGGTGGAGAAAGTGACCCGCAAAGGCAACGAACTGATGATTCCATACGAGAAGTATGTATTGCCGAACGGCCTGACGTTGCTGATCCATGAAGACCATTCCGATCCGCTGACCCACGTTGATGTAACCTACCACGTAGGATCAGCGCGCGAGCAAATCGGCAAATCGGGATTTGCGCACTTCTTCGAGCATATGATGTTCCAGGGTTCCGACCACGTCGGCGATGAGCAGCATTTCAAGCTTGTGTCGTCGGCCGGCGGTACCCTCAACGGCTCCACCAACCGCGACCGAACCAACTATTACGAAACCATCCCGAACAATCAGCTGGAAACGGCGCTGTGGTTGGAAGCCGACCGGATGGGTTTCTTGCTGGATGCTGTAACACAGCAAAAGTTTGAAGTGCAGCGTTCGACCGTGAAAAACGAGCGGGGCCAGAACTACGATAATCGTCCGTACGGGCTAGCCAGCGAGAACATTGCCAAGACGCTCTACCCGTATGGCCACCCCTACAGTTGGCTAACCATCGGCTACCTCGAAGATTTGGATCGATCGGACGTCAACGACCTGAAAAACTTCTTCTTGCGCTGGTATGGCCCCAACAATGCCACCATTACGGTAGGCGGCGACGTGAAGCCCGCCGAAGTAGTGAAGATGGTGGAAAAGTATTTCGGCCCCATCAACCGCGGCCCTGCCGTGCAGAATATGAAGCTGCCCGAGCCGGTGCTTTCCGCCGACCGGTACGTGAGCTACGAAGACAATGTGCGCTTCCCAATGCTGCAAATGGTATTCCCGACCGTGCCGCAGTACCACCCCGATGAAGTGGCCATTGATGCGCTGGCAGAGATAATTGGGGGTGGCAAAACGTCGTTGCTCTACAAAAACCTCATTAAAACCCAGAAGGCGGTACAAGCGCAAGCGTATCATCCTACCACCGAGCTGGCTGGCGAGTTTACCATCACCAGCAGAAGCTTGCCAGGGAAAGGCCTCGACAGCACGGAAGTGTTGGTGCGTCGTACGTTAGCTGAGTTCGAGCGCATCGGCGTAACCGACGACGATATAGCTCGCTTTAAGGCTAGCCGCGAAACCGACCTCATCAACGGCCTAAGTAGTGTGAGCGGCAAGGTCAGCCAGCTGGCGGCATTCCAGACGTTTTCGGGCAACCCTAACCGCCTGCCTCTGGAGCTGCAAAAAGTGCGCAGCCTCACCAAAGCCGACGTGCTACGCGTTTACAACAAGTACATCAAAGGCAAGCACGCCATTGTTCTGAGTGTAGTGCCGAAGGGTGCCGGCAACTTGGTAGCCAAAACCAGCAACTTCACGGTGAGCAAGGAAGGCTATAAGGCGCCGCAAGACGAATACTCAGGCTTGACGTATGCCAAAGCAACCGACAGCTTCGACCGGAGCCAGCAGCCCAAAAGTGGCGCCAACCCCGTAGTGCAGGTACCGACCGTGTGGCGCGAAGATTTTGAAAACGGGTTGCGCGTGATGGGTAGCCGCAACACCGAAATTCCAACCGTGACCATGTTGCTGACTTTGCGCGGCGGCCACCGTTTGGAGCAAGCCAACCCCAACAAGGCAGGACTTGCCTCTCTCACGGCAGCTATGCTCAACGAGGGCACCCAGAAATACACTGGCGAGCAGTTCTCCGCAGCCTTGGACCGGTTAGGCAGCACTATTCAGGTGTATGGCGGCGAGGAGAACACGCAAGTGGTGGTGAGCAGCCTTACCAAAAACCTGCCCGCTACGCTAACCTTGTTGGAGGAGGCACTGCTGCACCCACGCTTCGATCAAGCAGATTTTGACCGGGTGAAAAAGCAAACGCTGGAAGGCATTGCCAACCAAAACACCCAGCCCGTGGTCATTGCCAACAAAACGTACACGCGTCTGCTCTACGGCCTCACCGACATCATGAGTGTGCCCGTATCAGGCACTAGCACCACCGTTCAAAGCCTGACGCTCGACGACGTAAAGAAATTTTACGCCGAAAACTATGCGCCCAACGTGAGTTACCTCACCCTAGTAGGCGACGTAGACCAGAAGACAGTGGTACCGCGCATGGCCTTCCTGAAAACGTGGGCTCGCAAGAACGTGACGCTGCCCGCTGGCAACCGTGTCGTGCAGCCCGACAAAACGCGCATTTACTTCGTCAATAAAGATGGCGCTGCGCAGTCGGAAATTCGGGTGGGCTATCTAACTGACCTACCCTATGATGCCACCGGCAATTACTACCGCGCATATCTGGCCAACTACATCCTGGGCGGCGCTTTCAACTCCCGCATCAATCTGAATTTGCGCGAAGACAAAGGCTACACCTATGGCGCCCGCTCTGGCTTCCAGAGTTCCCGCTACGTAGGTCCCTTCACGGCGCAGGCCGGCGTTCGGGCCGATGCTACGGCGGCTTCAGTGAAGGAGTTCATGAATGAAATCAAGAACTACCGCACCGGCGCCACCGACGAAGAGCTACAGTTCCTGCAAGCGTCGGTGGGTCAGCAAGATGCCCTTCGCTACGAAACCGGCCAGCAGAAAGCCGCCTTCCTTGGCCGCCTGCTCGAGTACGACCTGCCCAACGATTATGTGCGGCAGCAAAGCGAAATCTTGAAGAACCTGAAGCGCGAAGACCTGCAAGCCAGTGCCCAGAAATACCTACCAGCCGACAACATGTACGTGGTAGTAGTAGGCGACCGGGCCAAGGCTTTCCCAGGCTTAAGCGAGCTTGGCTATGAAGTGGTAGAACTAGATTTGGAAGGCACCCCCGTTACGGCTCCTGCGCCCGCAACAGCCCCTTCTGCCGCCACCCCAACTCCTGAGGCGGCTACTGCCGAAAAGATGAAGATGGTAACCAAGGACAGTAAAGGCAAAAAGGAAAAGCGTAAGCAGAAAACTAACGAAGATGGCACTGCTGGCAAAGGCAAATAA
- a CDS encoding carboxypeptidase-like regulatory domain-containing protein, with protein MKLSAHPFHPVTGELLPTYRDAYLRGDLTSKNTDAVDAYLKANSRYGDATLRRYYELNQLGHSVKPMGWVARQFELIRTEPQRFRRRATSLVAGSALLGGAVFAGTSLPTDSTPTDIMPTEMPAELSASVSAEAAASASAMRMTMVRGRILDENGKPLIGATVINKVSGRGVSTDAAGNYSLPVLAGQAPLVQFAYAGYEEEEVQIKGRGAQNVTLLPRETAKKKRWWIF; from the coding sequence ATGAAACTAAGTGCACACCCCTTTCACCCCGTCACTGGCGAGTTATTACCCACGTATCGGGATGCCTACTTGCGCGGAGACCTTACCAGCAAAAACACAGATGCTGTCGACGCTTACTTGAAAGCCAACTCTCGTTACGGCGATGCTACTCTGCGCCGTTACTACGAACTCAACCAGCTAGGCCACAGCGTAAAGCCGATGGGCTGGGTGGCGCGGCAGTTCGAGTTGATCCGTACTGAGCCACAGCGTTTCCGTCGTCGCGCTACGTCCCTGGTGGCTGGTAGCGCCCTACTAGGAGGAGCCGTATTTGCAGGCACCAGCTTGCCTACTGACAGCACGCCAACCGATATCATGCCTACAGAGATGCCGGCTGAATTATCTGCTAGCGTAAGCGCCGAAGCAGCTGCTTCTGCTTCTGCCATGCGCATGACAATGGTACGCGGCCGCATCCTCGATGAGAACGGCAAGCCCCTGATTGGTGCAACTGTTATCAACAAGGTTAGTGGCCGGGGCGTGAGCACCGATGCTGCTGGTAACTACTCCCTGCCTGTTCTGGCTGGCCAAGCTCCACTGGTGCAATTTGCCTACGCCGGCTACGAAGAGGAAGAAGTTCAAATCAAAGGCCGGGGCGCACAAAACGTGACCTTGTTGCCCCGCGAAACAGCGAAGAAAAAGCGCTGGTGGATTTTTTAA
- a CDS encoding DUF4175 family protein, with the protein MPQESISTSSALQEVLARLEAFKRKFYLSLLVRGALVAGALLLSLFLVLNTLEYFLYLPTWVRGGLLFGFLGLAIYAFMRWIWQPLAALTNLRRLLSDEQAAQRVGELFPDIQDKLLNALQLQDKAQGNALIAASLEQRASQLAGFQFESGIDIQKQTRPLWKYVAIPAAVIMVVLLVYPALFVQGTERLLNYRQKYAPPAPFQFVVENKDLTAFQGEDFKLAVRVEGEVLPNEISIVYGGRERRLTKDRGNHFSYQFQQLQRDVQFQLSAANFTSNEYDLTLRQRPNLRDFSVQVTYPAYIGKPAETIRNTGNLTVPEGSTVRWQFATQATDQLQLLFKSPDETVTAQEAGEDFTASRKVMRTQNYAVRLQNPASLNRDPIEYQLTAIPDQIPEITLESFSDTTSLRYLALGGSVRDDYGLSRLQLHYRITSKGRPNASFQARALPLTGNTAQTYAYQWDLRPLKMQPGDRLEYFVQVWDNDGVHGPKSAKTRAAEFRLPSRQELREQLNSQSESVQSQLSKSAEQSKKLERELAKSQDKLKTKRELNFQDKKQLQDMLQQKQQMDQQMADMKKMFDELTQKQDELDPKSQELAEKAKELQKLMESLLDPETKKLYEELQKLLEKQQDMTQPDMQKLMQQLENKENTLQKELERALEMFKQLQFEQKQEETLDKLQELAKEQEKLAEETQKNDKENADNKENKQQQQQKQEDLKQQQQKNEQQFDELKKDLQDLKKMDDQLGNENEADEMKQDQQQVDEQMEESEQQLSKNQNKKASQSQQQAAKGMKQMAQKMQQQMSEEEQDQQQENIDDLRDILENLLKLSFDEETLMKDFRKVDQSDPRFVQLGQQQRKLKDDARVVQDSLYSLAKRAFPIQSFVTREVGEMNGRMDESLEHIRQRNVSRATSSQQQAMTSMNNLALMLNSALQQMQQEQRESMSKPQSGDGKPGKSKKKGKQAGDGQAGRMGKMQEQLNQQIQQLQQSGKQGRALSEDLAKLAAQQQMLRQALQELEKQQKGGKPGGKDGKGEQGGGGTGELKKMMEQTETDLVNKRLTEQTVMRQRQILTRLLEAEKSARERDQDDKREAQTAKTLPPVFPPAFEQYKRQKDRQTELLRTVPTTLTPYYQREVSEYFQKMK; encoded by the coding sequence GTGCCTCAAGAATCAATTTCTACCTCCTCGGCTCTGCAGGAAGTGCTGGCCCGCCTGGAAGCCTTTAAGCGCAAGTTCTACTTGTCGCTGCTCGTGCGTGGTGCGCTGGTAGCGGGGGCCTTGCTGCTCAGTTTGTTTCTGGTTCTCAACACCCTGGAATACTTCCTCTATCTGCCCACATGGGTGCGGGGTGGGCTACTGTTTGGCTTTCTGGGCTTGGCTATCTACGCCTTTATGCGCTGGATTTGGCAGCCGCTGGCTGCCCTTACCAACCTCCGCCGCCTGCTTTCTGACGAGCAAGCGGCGCAGCGGGTTGGCGAGTTGTTCCCGGACATTCAAGACAAATTGCTTAACGCATTACAGCTTCAAGATAAAGCCCAAGGCAACGCGCTGATTGCGGCTAGCTTAGAGCAGCGGGCCAGCCAGTTGGCAGGGTTTCAGTTTGAGAGCGGCATTGATATTCAGAAACAAACCCGGCCGCTTTGGAAATACGTGGCCATTCCGGCTGCTGTTATTATGGTGGTGTTGCTGGTGTATCCGGCGCTGTTTGTGCAGGGTACGGAGCGGCTGTTAAACTACCGGCAGAAGTATGCGCCCCCCGCTCCATTTCAGTTTGTGGTCGAGAACAAAGACCTAACAGCTTTCCAAGGCGAGGATTTCAAGCTGGCTGTGCGCGTAGAAGGAGAGGTGCTGCCCAACGAAATCAGCATTGTGTACGGGGGGCGGGAACGGCGCCTGACCAAAGACCGGGGCAACCATTTCAGCTACCAGTTCCAGCAGCTACAGCGCGATGTGCAGTTCCAGCTTAGTGCCGCCAACTTCACCTCCAACGAGTACGACTTAACCTTACGCCAGCGCCCCAACCTACGCGACTTCTCGGTGCAAGTCACGTACCCCGCTTACATCGGCAAGCCAGCCGAAACCATCCGCAACACGGGCAACCTTACGGTGCCGGAAGGCAGCACAGTTCGTTGGCAGTTCGCCACCCAGGCCACCGACCAACTACAGCTGCTTTTCAAAAGCCCCGACGAAACCGTAACGGCTCAGGAAGCCGGTGAAGACTTTACGGCTTCGCGCAAGGTGATGCGCACCCAGAACTACGCGGTGCGCCTGCAAAACCCGGCCAGCCTCAACCGCGACCCTATCGAGTACCAGCTTACTGCTATTCCTGATCAAATTCCGGAAATTACGCTGGAAAGCTTCTCCGATACCACTTCTCTGCGCTACCTCGCGCTCGGCGGCTCGGTGCGCGACGACTACGGCCTCTCACGGCTGCAGCTACACTACCGCATCACGAGTAAAGGCCGGCCCAATGCTTCCTTCCAAGCGCGGGCGCTGCCGCTCACCGGCAACACCGCTCAAACCTATGCCTACCAATGGGATTTGCGCCCCTTGAAAATGCAGCCCGGCGACCGGCTCGAATACTTCGTGCAAGTGTGGGACAACGACGGGGTGCACGGCCCCAAATCGGCGAAGACGCGGGCGGCCGAGTTTCGCTTGCCGAGCCGTCAGGAGCTGCGTGAGCAGTTGAATTCGCAGTCGGAATCGGTGCAGAGTCAGCTCAGCAAATCGGCCGAGCAAAGCAAGAAGCTGGAGCGCGAACTAGCCAAAAGCCAAGATAAGCTCAAGACCAAACGCGAGCTAAACTTCCAAGACAAGAAGCAGCTTCAGGACATGCTCCAGCAAAAGCAGCAGATGGATCAGCAGATGGCGGACATGAAAAAGATGTTCGACGAGCTTACCCAGAAGCAGGACGAACTGGACCCTAAAAGCCAGGAGCTAGCCGAGAAGGCCAAGGAGCTGCAAAAGCTGATGGAAAGCCTGCTCGATCCTGAAACCAAGAAGCTGTATGAGGAGCTGCAAAAACTGCTAGAAAAACAGCAGGACATGACCCAGCCCGACATGCAGAAGCTGATGCAACAGCTTGAAAACAAGGAAAATACCTTGCAGAAAGAGCTGGAGCGGGCCCTAGAGATGTTCAAGCAGTTGCAGTTCGAGCAGAAGCAGGAAGAAACCCTCGACAAGCTGCAGGAGCTAGCCAAAGAGCAGGAGAAGCTAGCCGAGGAAACGCAGAAAAACGACAAGGAAAACGCCGACAACAAAGAGAACAAACAGCAACAGCAGCAAAAGCAGGAAGACCTGAAGCAGCAGCAGCAGAAAAACGAGCAGCAGTTCGACGAGCTCAAGAAAGACCTGCAGGACCTGAAGAAGATGGACGACCAGCTCGGCAACGAGAACGAGGCCGACGAAATGAAACAGGACCAGCAGCAGGTGGACGAGCAGATGGAAGAAAGCGAGCAGCAGCTCTCGAAAAACCAGAACAAGAAAGCCAGCCAGAGCCAGCAGCAAGCCGCTAAAGGCATGAAGCAAATGGCTCAGAAGATGCAGCAGCAAATGAGCGAGGAAGAGCAGGATCAGCAGCAGGAAAACATCGACGACCTGCGCGACATCCTGGAAAACCTGCTCAAGCTTAGCTTCGACGAAGAGACGTTGATGAAAGACTTCCGCAAGGTTGATCAGTCTGACCCACGCTTCGTGCAGCTCGGCCAGCAGCAGCGCAAACTCAAAGACGACGCCCGGGTGGTGCAGGATTCGTTGTATTCCCTGGCCAAGCGCGCTTTCCCCATCCAAAGCTTCGTGACGCGCGAAGTGGGGGAGATGAACGGCCGCATGGACGAGAGCTTGGAGCACATTCGGCAGCGCAACGTGAGCCGCGCTACATCCAGCCAGCAGCAAGCCATGACTAGCATGAACAACTTGGCCCTGATGCTCAACTCGGCGCTACAGCAGATGCAGCAAGAGCAGCGCGAGAGCATGAGCAAACCTCAATCAGGCGACGGCAAACCCGGCAAGAGCAAGAAGAAAGGCAAGCAGGCCGGTGATGGGCAAGCAGGCCGAATGGGCAAAATGCAGGAGCAACTCAACCAGCAGATTCAGCAGTTGCAGCAGAGTGGCAAGCAGGGCCGCGCGTTGAGCGAAGACTTGGCGAAGTTGGCGGCCCAGCAGCAGATGTTGCGGCAGGCGCTCCAAGAGTTGGAAAAACAACAAAAAGGAGGGAAACCCGGCGGGAAAGACGGGAAAGGAGAGCAAGGCGGCGGTGGCACCGGCGAATTGAAAAAAATGATGGAACAAACCGAAACCGACCTCGTAAACAAACGGCTAACAGAGCAGACGGTCATGCGTCAACGCCAAATTCTGACCCGCTTGCTGGAAGCCGAGAAGTCGGCACGGGAGCGAGACCAGGACGATAAGCGTGAAGCGCAAACCGCCAAGACTCTGCCGCCCGTATTTCCACCTGCCTTCGAGCAGTACAAACGCCAGAAAGACCGCCAAACTGAACTTCTCCGTACTGTCCCTACCACACTCACGCCCTATTACCAGCGGGAAGTCAGCGAATATTTTCAGAAAATGAAATAG
- a CDS encoding ATP-binding protein, translated as MKQVKIQIPSLVENIRVVESFIDNSKDTFHIEDDIYGNIMVAVTEAVNNAIRHGNKFDKDKNVYLSLYVDTDRVKFEVEDEGQGFDYTNLIDPTAPENLENPGGRGIFLIRHLADEVEFSKDGRNVQLTFMLSAPSEAANAGEDTTSSTYQA; from the coding sequence ATGAAGCAGGTTAAAATTCAGATTCCCTCGCTTGTCGAGAACATTCGTGTTGTGGAGAGTTTCATCGACAACTCGAAGGATACCTTCCATATCGAAGACGATATTTATGGTAATATCATGGTGGCAGTGACGGAGGCCGTGAACAACGCCATCCGCCACGGTAACAAGTTCGACAAGGACAAGAACGTGTACTTGTCGCTGTACGTGGACACCGACCGAGTGAAGTTCGAGGTGGAAGACGAAGGTCAAGGCTTCGATTACACGAATCTGATTGACCCTACCGCTCCCGAAAACCTGGAAAACCCTGGTGGCCGTGGCATCTTCCTGATCCGCCACCTCGCCGACGAGGTGGAGTTCAGCAAAGACGGCCGCAACGTGCAGCTCACGTTCATGCTTTCTGCTCCTTCTGAAGCTGCCAACGCAGGCGAAGACACCACTTCCAGCACCTATCAGGCATGA
- the ybeY gene encoding rRNA maturation RNase YbeY yields the protein MIQHPPGTEHEMNSGLPQDSHESHGIEFLVEDVPFELADAEALGSWIERVIDVHEYELVQLTYIFCSDEYLHRVNVEYLDHDTYTDVITFDNADDADIIEGDIFISVERVRENAQQLGVAFIDELHRVMIHGVLHLLGYADKDLISQTAMRAKEDYCLSLRTF from the coding sequence ATGATCCAGCACCCGCCCGGCACCGAACACGAAATGAACAGCGGCCTCCCTCAAGACTCGCATGAGTCGCATGGTATCGAGTTTTTGGTGGAAGATGTGCCGTTCGAGCTAGCCGATGCCGAGGCGTTGGGCTCTTGGATTGAGCGGGTGATAGATGTGCACGAATATGAATTGGTGCAGCTGACCTACATTTTCTGCTCCGACGAGTACTTGCACCGCGTCAACGTCGAATACCTCGACCACGACACGTACACCGACGTCATCACTTTCGACAATGCGGACGACGCCGACATTATCGAAGGCGACATTTTCATTTCGGTGGAGCGAGTTCGTGAAAACGCGCAGCAACTTGGTGTTGCCTTCATCGACGAGTTGCACCGCGTCATGATCCATGGCGTGCTGCACTTGCTTGGCTACGCCGACAAAGATCTGATCAGCCAGACGGCCATGCGAGCGAAAGAGGATTACTGCCTCTCGCTGCGCACTTTCTAG
- a CDS encoding GNAT family N-acetyltransferase, which produces MTSSYMPVIRGDMLDFYLSQGYYRMIQDLFTCRFLAVNDEYHTVHWLRLVLPDVRYGSEQRRLLRLNERFSSEIKPLRLTAEIEALYALYRTSITFDAPETVEAFLLAGATHTIFNTTIVEVRDGQQLIAAGIFDSGARTMMGIMNFYDPSYRKYSLGKYLMLLKINYAISQHMAYYYPGYLVHNYPKFDYKLFPCLAATEVYDCLNSLWLPFSWDAVATQSASLITEWQEGSLGGYDID; this is translated from the coding sequence ATGACCTCTTCCTACATGCCCGTTATCAGAGGCGACATGCTGGATTTCTACTTGAGCCAGGGATACTACCGCATGATTCAGGATCTGTTTACGTGTCGGTTTCTGGCCGTGAACGATGAGTACCATACCGTACACTGGCTTCGGCTGGTGCTGCCCGACGTGCGCTATGGCAGTGAGCAGCGCCGCTTACTACGCCTCAATGAGCGGTTTTCAAGCGAGATAAAACCATTGCGGCTCACGGCGGAGATAGAAGCCCTGTATGCGTTATACCGCACTTCCATCACCTTCGATGCGCCCGAAACCGTGGAGGCATTCCTGTTGGCCGGCGCAACGCACACCATATTCAACACCACCATTGTGGAGGTGCGGGATGGACAGCAGTTGATTGCCGCCGGTATTTTCGATAGTGGCGCCCGCACCATGATGGGCATTATGAATTTCTACGACCCCAGCTACCGCAAATACAGCTTGGGGAAGTACCTGATGCTGCTCAAAATCAACTATGCCATTAGCCAGCACATGGCCTATTACTATCCTGGCTATCTGGTCCACAACTACCCGAAGTTCGACTACAAGCTGTTTCCTTGCCTGGCAGCCACTGAAGTCTATGATTGCCTCAACAGCTTGTGGCTGCCGTTTTCGTGGGATGCCGTAGCCACCCAATCGGCAAGCCTGATAACGGAGTGGCAGGAAGGCAGCCTAGGCGGCTACGATATCGACTAG
- the mnmG gene encoding tRNA uridine-5-carboxymethylaminomethyl(34) synthesis enzyme MnmG, giving the protein MFQQEEYDVIVVGAGHAGCEAAAAAANLGSKVLLVTMNMNTIAQMSCNPAMGGVAKGQIVREVDALGGQSGIITDKTMIQFRMLNRSKGPAMWSPRAQSDRMRFAEEWRNTLEQTLNVDFWQEAVMGLLVENDTVVGVKTQLGIEFRSKAVVLTNGTFLNGLIHIGEKNFGGGRAAERGSTGITEQLKELGFEAGRMKTGTPPRVDGRSLDYSKMEEQPGDEAPSKFSYLPTPPLAKQRPCYITYTNSEVHDILREGFEKSPMFQGRIKGLGPRYCPSVEDKINRFADKDRHQIFVEPEGWSTVEVYVNGFSSSLPEDVQYRALRKIAGFEKAKMFRPGYAIEYDFFPPTQLNLTLETKQVRNLYFAGQINGTTGYEEAACQGLMAGINAHNRVHGKDPFILKRSEAYIGVLIDDLVNKGTDEPYRMFTSRAEHRILLRQDNADLRLTPLGYAIGLASEERMELVREKERQTSEVVDTLKNFAIEPAEINGLLTEQGSATITEKTRAINLLRRPNIELATLTSVLPGLTLALAPYGPEALEQAVILVKYETYIEKENQQAIRAAELENFVIQGRLDYKAMPALSHEAREKLLKVQPETIGQAARISGVSPADISVLMVYLGR; this is encoded by the coding sequence ATGTTTCAGCAAGAAGAATACGACGTTATTGTAGTAGGAGCGGGCCACGCGGGCTGTGAGGCCGCCGCGGCTGCCGCTAATTTGGGCTCCAAAGTCCTGCTCGTAACGATGAACATGAACACCATCGCGCAGATGTCGTGCAACCCGGCTATGGGTGGCGTGGCTAAAGGCCAGATTGTGCGCGAAGTGGACGCTTTGGGCGGCCAGTCGGGCATTATCACCGACAAGACGATGATTCAGTTTCGGATGCTGAACCGCTCGAAAGGCCCCGCCATGTGGAGCCCCCGGGCGCAGTCGGACCGGATGCGCTTTGCCGAGGAGTGGCGCAATACGCTCGAACAAACGCTAAACGTGGACTTCTGGCAGGAAGCCGTAATGGGCTTATTAGTAGAAAACGATACGGTCGTGGGCGTGAAAACCCAACTCGGTATCGAGTTCCGTAGCAAAGCGGTGGTGCTCACCAACGGCACCTTCCTGAACGGCCTGATTCATATTGGCGAGAAAAACTTCGGGGGTGGCCGCGCCGCCGAGCGTGGTAGCACCGGTATCACCGAGCAGCTCAAAGAGCTAGGCTTTGAGGCGGGCCGCATGAAAACCGGTACCCCTCCCCGCGTAGACGGCCGCAGCCTCGACTACTCGAAAATGGAAGAGCAGCCCGGCGACGAGGCACCCAGCAAATTCAGCTACCTGCCCACGCCGCCGCTGGCCAAGCAGCGCCCGTGCTACATCACCTACACCAACTCCGAGGTGCACGACATCCTGCGCGAAGGCTTCGAAAAGTCGCCGATGTTCCAGGGCCGCATCAAGGGCTTGGGGCCACGCTATTGCCCATCGGTAGAAGACAAAATCAACCGCTTCGCTGACAAGGACCGGCACCAGATTTTTGTGGAGCCGGAAGGCTGGAGTACGGTGGAAGTGTACGTGAACGGTTTTTCGAGCAGCTTGCCCGAGGACGTGCAATATCGCGCCCTGCGCAAAATTGCGGGTTTCGAGAAAGCCAAGATGTTCCGGCCCGGCTACGCCATCGAGTATGACTTCTTCCCACCAACGCAGCTTAACCTCACGCTGGAAACCAAGCAAGTACGCAACCTGTATTTCGCGGGCCAGATCAACGGCACCACAGGCTACGAGGAAGCTGCTTGCCAGGGCCTCATGGCTGGCATCAACGCCCACAACCGCGTGCACGGCAAAGACCCCTTCATCCTGAAGCGGAGCGAAGCCTACATCGGTGTGCTCATCGACGACCTCGTCAACAAAGGCACCGACGAGCCCTACCGCATGTTTACGAGCCGCGCCGAGCACCGCATCTTACTGCGCCAGGATAACGCCGACCTGCGTCTGACGCCCCTTGGTTACGCAATTGGGCTGGCTTCGGAAGAGCGGATGGAGTTGGTGCGCGAGAAAGAGCGCCAAACCAGCGAGGTGGTGGATACGCTGAAAAACTTCGCCATTGAGCCCGCCGAAATCAACGGATTGCTAACGGAACAGGGGTCGGCTACTATCACCGAGAAAACCCGTGCCATCAACCTGCTGCGCCGCCCCAACATCGAGTTGGCTACCCTCACGAGCGTGCTGCCGGGCCTTACGCTGGCCTTGGCGCCGTACGGCCCCGAGGCGCTAGAGCAAGCCGTGATTCTGGTGAAGTACGAAACCTATATCGAGAAGGAAAATCAGCAAGCCATCCGGGCCGCGGAGCTAGAAAACTTCGTAATTCAGGGCCGCCTTGATTACAAAGCCATGCCGGCCCTGTCGCACGAAGCCCGCGAAAAGCTGCTCAAAGTGCAGCCCGAAACTATTGGCCAGGCTGCCCGCATCAGCGGCGTTTCGCCCGCCGATATTTCGGTGCTCATGGTGTACCTTGGCCGATGA